atttgtatgaacataaccagattcaacaactgagcaTGTTccacagaaatggaatgtgtccctgaacaaaagggtgggtcaaaagtaagtcagtatctggtgtgaccaccaactgcattaagtactgctgtgcatctcctcatggactgcaccagatttgcctgtttttgctgtgagctgttaccccacacttccaccaaggaacctgcaagttcccagacatttctgggggggatggccctagccctcaccctctgatccaacaggtcccagatgtgctcaatgggattgagatctgggctcttcgctgacattcctgtcttgcagaaaatcacacaGAGAACGAGCagtgtggcattgtcatgtcaggatgagcctgcaggaagggtaccacataagggcggaggatgtcttccctgtaacgcacagcattgagattgcctgcaatgacgacaagctcagtccaatgatgctgtgacacaccgcctcagaccatgacgaaccctccacctccaaatcgatcccactccagagttcaggcctcggtgtaacgctcattcattCAACGctaatctgaccatcacccctggtgagacaaacccatggctcgtcagtgaagagcactttttgccagtcctgtctggtccagcgacagtgggtttgtgaccataggtgacattgtttctgatgaggacctgtcttacaacaggcctacaagccctcagtccagcctattgtggacagtctgagcactgatggagggattgtgcgttcctggtgtaactcgggcagttgttgccatcctgtacctgtcccacaggtgatgttcggatgtaccgatcctgtgcaggtgttacacgtggtctgccactgcgaggacgatcagctgtccgtcctgtctccctgtagcgctgtcttatgtGTCTCTCAGTACGgccatggcaatttattgccctggcctcaTCTACATGCTTCCTTGCAGCACGTTCacacagggaccctgggcatctttcttttggtgtttttcaaggtcagtagaaaggcctctttagtgtcctaagttttcataactgaccttaattgcctaccgtctgtaagctgttagtggcttaacgaccgttccataattaatgaacatgtacctgtggttcattgaacaagcatgggaaacagtgttcaaaccctttacaatgaagatctgaagttatttgaatttttttagttctttgaaagaccgggtcctgaaaaagggacgtttcctttttgctgagtttatattcagTCTGAATCTGCCTTCCTAGAAGTTGTTTgtgtcaaaatgaggggtgttgtatgAAACTAAATCACGAATGATTGGATTGTCTCTTACCAGCGTATCAAACTTGATCAGGTCATGTATGCTGGCCCAACCATTTGTTGGCATAACAAAATATGCTGGGGAGGGAGGCAAATCCAGACTAATGGTGAAGATGTTTGGCTGGTGTGATGTGGCTGTTTAGCCAATGAGCTGACCTCATCCAGTAAACGCTGTATTCCCCTTCTCCCTCAGGGCTGAGCGGTATGGGGACACTGCAGATGAATGTGGAGAGGCCTTTTTCCTGTGTGGGAAGTCTCTGCTGGAGCTTGCCAGGTAAGTGGAAGTAGGATACTGCATGTGCTGTACATGTGTTCAGTTTGCAGTTAAACAGCTGTTGCCAGCACCATGCTCTGAGTTATGTATATTCAAATTAAATGGCTGCTTGTGGTGGTGCAGGATGGAGAACACTGTCCTGGGTGACGCTCTGGAGGGAGTCCCTGAGGAGTCATCTGAAGAGGGGGAGAAGCAGGAGAACTCCAAGTTTGAGAGCGCTGACAACTTGGCTGGTGAGCAGTAGCTTCTCAACCTGACCACCATTTTGTTCATGGCTGCTTGTTACATTTCTCTGGTACAATTGACTTGTACAGTGCCAAGCTTGCTTGTTTTGTTGGTAGGTTTGGTAGGTTAAGTGTCAATATGATGTGAAATTATAGGCCCCCTGTCACTGGGCAAGGTGGTGCCCTCTAATGGCCGTCTTATATCTGAGAGGGAATGGGCCACATTCATCAGTCGGCTCATTTCACTGAGGGGGTGGGGGGCCTGTTCATGCTCTGGGCACAGAGGgagatttattttttacaaacgcGCTCATTAATAGCGTAGTAGTGAACAATGTAATAAGGTTTCATGCATCTGGTTCAGAGGAAACCAGGGACGAGCTTCGAATGCAGGTCTATGACGCAATGGCCGAGAAGGAAACCACTCATGTGGAAGATGGGGCAAATGAGCCAAAGGGGAAGATGGAAACAACGGCAGAGGAAGAGGGTGCTGCCGAGGGTGCTGCCAAGTCTCCTGTCAAGAACGGGAATGAGCATTTCAAACCTCCTGTGAATGGGGTGGAGAAGACTCCTGAAGGGAAAGCGGAAGATGTGAATACTGAAGAGCAGAATGGAAATGGCAAAGAAGTTGAGGAAAAGATGGAGGGTGAAGGTAGACTTGGTGTAGGACTCTGTTTGGGTGTACCACGTGGATTGGGACGGAAGGACGTTAGATGTGGATTTTGCACAATTGCTGTTTAATCTACAGTAGGGCTGTAAAGGGATTGTAAATGAACTATTCTCTTGCAAATTGAAGTTTTACACTGCACCGTTGAACTACTGCTGTCACATTACTACTAAAGACAAGCTTTTCCTCAGTCTCTGGTTATGTACAGTTAGTCATTGGTTTTCCTGACATGTACAACCATCTTAGGCTTACTGTTCTCTTCGCCTCCACCCTTAGATGATGACGAAGATGAAGGGGAAGGCACTGCTGAAGACGAGGTAAGATATCCCTTTGTCACAATGAATTTCTGAAGACTCACAACATgacctaaagtatgtggacacctactttTTATTCAAATCATGggtgttaatatggagttggtcccccccccccccttgctgctataacagcctctactcttctgggaaggcttgccactagatgttggaacatttctgtgtggACTGGCTTCTAGTCAGCCACGAgcgttagtgaggttgggcatttAGGCCTGGCTGCAGTCGGTGTGCCaattcaactgggttgaggtcagggctctgtgcaggtcaaccaagttcttccacaccgatccctACAATTTattttatggacctcgctttgtgcatggggtgttgtcatgctgaaacaaagggccttccccaaaatgttgcaaTAAAtatgaagcacagaatcatcttgaATGGCAGTGTATGCTGttactaaggggcctagctcggaCCATAAACGGCTTCAGACCATTCTTCCTCCcccactttacagttggcactatgcatttgggcaggtagtgttctcctggcatcagctAAACTCAGCcttgtccattggactgccagatgttctctagtgatgaatcacacttcaccaagtttccactgctccatccAATGGCGGCAAGATTACACTACTCCACCATGCAATGTCAAGCGTctgctgatcttaggcttgtgtaaggctgctcgaccatggaaacccatttcctgaagctccRgacgaacagttattgtgcgaACTTTgtttccagaggtagtttggaactcggtgtgCGTTACGACGGCCGATTTCTActcttcagcacttggcagtccctTTCTGAGTTTGTTGCTTAACACTTCACAGCTCAGCCTTtcttgctcctagacttttccacttaacagcacttacagttgactagggcagttctagcagggcagaaatttggcttgttggaaaggtggctaaAATGGCAGAATCTACTAAATTGAaggggttgtccacatacttttgtgtgtatatagtgtttcTGTAACGTCTAACCTTGTTTGACTCTTCCATCTCTTGTAGGAGAGTGAAGAGGAAGTAGGTAACCTGCAGCTGGCCTGGGAGATGCTGGAGGTTGCCAAGGTCATCTATAGAAGGTAAACTCAGCCTCCGAGTGCTCCCTGTAAAAGGCTGTCAAACTTCCTAGTGTACATGATTTCCATGGATTAACATTCACCTGCTTCCCCTTACCACCTCATCCAAACAGGAAGGAGAATGAGGCGGACCAATTGATGGCAGCTCAGGCCTATCTGAAGCTGGGAGAAGTTGGTGCTGAATCTGGTATGTTCTTTATGTGCTGGTCCTTGTagggttttaaaatgttttgctacagcatgccctactgaacacaaccatgTAGTTATGTTGACTTCAGACTCCATTTCAGGTCAGCTTGCCCTTCCCTCTACATGTTTCCTGGTCCCTGAGTACCCCCCCAACAGTacatgtttttgttgtagccctggacaaacacctCATTGAGAGGTTGGTGATTAGTTGactcaggtgtgcttgtccaggttACAGTAAATGTATACTGTTGTGGTTACTGGAGGAGCAGGGTGAGGAAACTCTGCTCTACCTCATGTCTTAAATCCTTGCACCACARGACAGATGTGTTTCTAGTTGTAATCACTTCATACTCAGCTTGGCACTGCCTCTCCCAGGTAACTACCCTGCAGCGGTGGAGGACTTCCAGGATTGCCTGGCCCTGCAGCTGAAGCACCTGCCCCCCCACAGCCGCCTGCTGGCTGAGACTCACTACCAGCTGGGAATGACTTACTGCTACACAGGCCAGTACAGCCATGCCATCCAGcactacagcagctctgtcaaGGTCATTGAGGGCCGCCTGGGTAAGATGGATATATATGACGTGCTTTTTAGCAGACTTATCTATGCATTTTAGTGTTTCAACCCACAGCCTAGGTGTTGCTAGTCCAATGTTACCAATTTGGAGGCGGTGTTCTTATAAACTCATCGGCCCTTATCGAATCCGATTCGGCCTACTATCCCAGCTGAGTTGGTTAATGAGCCAAAAGCATATTTTACTGAATGTTGTGGGTTTCTGGTATCTTATCAGCAACAATTTGGTTGAAGACATTAACTTTTTGTACTTGATTCAAAGCTACCTGCGCAGTCATGATACAGCACTAGCTATGACATGTCGATCTCTGACCTGTCACTTGCATACCTTGTTTCTGTGTCTAGCCATGCTCCAGGAGGTGCTTGACAAGGGTGAGAATGGCGCTGAGGGGAAGACTGAGCTGGAGGAGCTGAAGCTGCTGCTGCCTGACATTGCTGAGAAGGTGGAGGACGCCAAGGAGAGTCAGAGGACGGCAGGATCGGCCTCCGTGGCCATACAACAGACCCTGGTGAGACTACCAGTGGGATACTGGCTAGGATCAGTGTTGGTCGTCAAACGGGAAGGGACTTGTCCAATAAATGCTCCTGTTAATCTAAAATGTGTCCTAATGACTATTACTTGGTATAGCAGTTCTAGTAAATATTTATTGATCAAGGAAGAAGTCCAGTCCACTTGACTTCTAATGAGGAAGTTGAGGATCCAGCTAGTTTCTCCAATTGATCTGTGGGTTTATGCTCTCTTCCAGGCCGGGGCCTCTACTTCATCAGCATTCCCAGCTTCAGCAGAAACAAGTGGACCATCAGCATTCGAAGCCAGTCAGGTCATTTTGTCTGTTTTTGAAGTCCATCTTAAATGTTTCTTGCACCTGGAATGAAACCTTGTCCCTACTGAAACAAATTACCTATATGTCAGTTACTTTAGTAAGCAGGCTGATGTTCATTACCAATTCCCTTGTCCTGTGTTTCAGATCGCTGTCACGTCAGCAGCTGATGGTGCGTCCTCCAAATCTGCATTAGACATTTCCCACCTGGTCAGGAAAAAGGTTAGGCACTCCTGCCTGACCTCTAACTCTGCTACTTACTACTAGTCTCAGCCTGGGGTGGCAGTGATGTTTAGATGATGCTGATCATGTCCTGGTCTATAGGTTACTGTGCTCTGCCTGTGACTAGTAGATTCCAAGTCCAATCAATTCATGCCCCCTTTACTAGTATGTTCATGTTGCATGAATTTCTTGCTTTCTCTTAGTTCTGAGGGTGACCACCGCCCCAATGGGGGTTTCTTTGCTTTCATGCCACTCTCTCCTTTTGAGCGTTATTCCTGTCTAGGTTTTTTGGTTGTGGTGCAGTGGCTTTGTGATCGTGTGGCAACGTTAGAGCAGGTTACAGTAGAGGTGAGGGAGGTAATGTTGAGAAGCTGACTTTGGTTTGTGTTCCTGTACAGAGGAAAATGGAGGAGAGCCCCATAAAGGACACAGATGCTAAAAAGAACAAGCAGGAAACTACAGTTAATGGCAGCGGAGACTCCGGCTCTGCCAGCAACGAAGTCCAGGAGAAAGGGGCACAGGAGGCGAGTTGATAGGGTTATAACTCATTCTCAGTGGAGTTGGGTGCAGCGCCGGAAGTTGGTATTGGTGGTATCTTGAGGAAGGGGACCCCACCCtaggcagttttttttttttttttttcccccccccccccccatttgaacAGACCGGAGTGCTATGACATGTGACCAAGACTAGTATAGGTTTCATAAATTCTCTAACTGATTAATCTCCACAGTATTAATGGACCCCTGACAGGGATGGTAGGTTATTCTGGATTAAAGTGGTGTTCAGGCAATTAACTTTCTGATCGACTAATGCTGTTTGATTATTTTTCTTCCTTTCCCATAGCCTGCCAAGCCGTCCTCTGACTCTCCTGCGTGATTTGACTTCTTGATCAGCCAGCCGAGCATGCCTGTCCCCTAACACTTGTTTCTGTAAATATGAACATTCTCTCACTTGCTGACATTTMTTTGTATACTTGTAGTAATAAAAGTTCAATATTTGCATATCTGAATCGCTTGTCTTCAGAATTAATTCTACTTTTGGTGACAGTATAAATTATTTTTTAGGTACCAAGTGGTTAGTAATTTGTCTGGGTAGCTGTCGGCATGTTTTCCCAGGGTCTGATGCacaacctacagggaggtcaTTTGaccctatttttattttttaatcactCATCAGTTTTTAGATTGCTGTACACGATACTCGTCTGTATTGAGGGCGGGGTGGTGGCGTGTCTGAGCTGGCTGGGCTGTCACTGTTCTGGCTTGGGGCTATAATAGTCAAAGGTTAACTAGGATCTGTGTCCAAGTAGGATCAGGGTTAACCAATTATTCTTAACATAGGATATATTAAATGTCTATGGTGTCACAAGAACACATTTAGGCAGTATCCAACAGTCTAATAAAGCAATCCAGGCCTCACAGATGGACATATACCCTGTCTAACCAGAAGACTGATAATCCCACATCACTACAAGGTACAACATTTAACAccccttctcacacacacacatatttccccGGGCTTTGGCTCGCCTTTCCAGTCCTCTGGCTGTATCCTGGCAGTCAAaggcttcaaatcaaatgttatttgtcacatgcgccaaatacaaccggtgtagaccttacggtgaaatgcttacttacaagcccttaaccaacaatgtagttcaagaaataaaaaatatataaaatcaatcaaaagtaacacaagaaatgtacataacaataacaaggcaatacagggggtaccgagtcaatgtgcaggggcttCCTTCCCTGAGGTGCTCCCCTCACCCTGTCCACAATGACACCCAACACTTATCTACATCCTCTTCCTCGAAGAAGCAAGGGATTGATCTCACTGAAAATGTATTAGAGATTACAGCTAaattagatacagttgaagtcggaagtttacatacacttaggttggtgtcattaacttgtttttcaaccactccacaaatttcttgtcaagaaactatagttttggtaagtctgTCTACTTGgtccatgacacaagtaatttttccaacaattgtttacagagattatttcacttataattcactgtaccacaattccagtgggtcagaagtttacatacactaaattgactgtgcctttaaacagcttggaaaattccagaaaattatgttatggctttagaaacttctgataggctaattgacatcatttgagtcaattggaggtgtacctgtggatgtatttcaaggcctaccttcaaactcagtgcctctttgcttgacatcatgggaaaaacaaaagaaatcagcaaagaccttagaaaaaaaattggagacctccacaagtctggttaatccttgggagcaatttccaaacacctgaaagtaccacgttcatctgtacaaacaatagtacacaagtataaacaccatgggacaacgcagctgtcatacccctcaggaaggagatgaatgcactttggtgcgaaaagtgcaaatcaatcccagaacaacagcaaaggaccttgtgaagatgctggaggaaataggtacaaaagtatctatatcaacagtaaaacgagtcttatattgacataacctgaaaggccgctcagcaaggaggaagccactgctccaaaaccgccattaaaaaagccagactacagtttgcaactgcacattgggacaaagattgtactttttggataaatgtcctctggtctgatgaaaRgaaaatagaactgtttggccataatgactatcgttatgtttggaggaaaaagggggacgcttgcaagccgaagaacaccatcccaactgtgaagcacgggggtggcagcatcatgttgtgggggtgctttgctgcaggagggactggtgcacttcacaaaatagatggctacatgaggaaggacaattatgtggatatattgaagcaacatctcaagacatcagtcaggaagttaaagcttggtcgcaaatgggtccaaatggcccaagcatacttccaaagttgtggcaaaatggcttaaggacaacaaagtcaagtcaaggtattagattggccatcacaaagccctaacctcaatcatatagaacatttgtgggcagaactgagaaagcgtgtgcgagcaatgaggcctacaaacctgactcagttacaccagctctgtcaggaggaatgggccaaaattcacccaatttattgtggaaagcttgtggaatgctacccgaaacatttgacccaagttaaacaatttaaagtcaatgctaccaaatactaattgagtgaatgtaaacttctgacccactgtgaatgtgataaaataaataaaatctcaaataaatcattttctctactattattctgacatttcatattcttacaataaagtggRgatcctaactgacctaattttagggaatttttactagaattttACTAGGAATTGTTcaaaacagtttaaatgtatttggctaaggtgtatgtaaacttctgacttcaattgtagtACCTGTACTtgagctaaactcagcaaaaaaagaaacgtcctctcactgtcaactgcgtttattttcagcaaaattaacatgtgtaaatatttgtatgaacataacaagattcaacaactgagacataaactgaacaagttccacagacatgtgactaacagaaatgaaataatgtgtccctgaacaaagggtgagtcaaaatcaaaagtaacagtcagtatctggtgtaaaaAGTAACAGTCCCAACCAGTCCCAACCAAAAGTAACAGTCCCAACTAGCTGCATTaagaactgcagtgcatctcctcctcatggactgcaccagatttgccagctcttcctgtgagatgttaccccactcttccaccaaggcacctgcaagttcccggacatttctggggggaatggccctagtcctcaccctccgatccaacaggtcccagacgtgctcaatgtgattgagatctgggctcttcgctggccatggcagaacactgacattcctgtcttgcaagaaatcacacacagaacgagcagtatggctggtggcattgtcatgctggagggtcatgttaggatgagcctgcaggaagggtaccacatgagggaggaggatgtattccttgtaacgtacagcgttgagatttcctgcaatgacaacaagctcagtccgatgatgctgtgacacaccgccccagaccatgacagatcctccacctccaaatcgatcccgctccagaatacaggcctcagtgtaacgctcattcctttgacgataaacgcgaatccgaccatcacccctggtgagaca
This window of the Salvelinus sp. IW2-2015 linkage group LG16, ASM291031v2, whole genome shotgun sequence genome carries:
- the LOC111975630 gene encoding histone-binding protein N1/N2 isoform X3; translation: MPEETTAASNSASMEVKSCSSSAVAADRAERYGDTADECGEAFFLCGKSLLELARMENTVLGDALEGVPEESSEEGEKQENSKFESADNLAEETRDELRMQVYDAMAEKETTHVEDGANEPKGKMETTAEEEGAAEGAAKSPVKNGNEHFKPPVNGVEKTPEGKAEDVNTEEQNGNGKEVEEKMEGEDDDEDEGEGTAEDEESEEEVGNLQLAWEMLEVAKVIYRRKENEADQLMAAQAYLKLGEVGAESGNYPAAVEDFQDCLALQLKHLPPHSRLLAETHYQLGMTYCYTGQYSHAIQHYSSSVKVIEGRLAMLQEVLDKGENGAEGKTELEELKLLLPDIAEKVEDAKESQRTAGSASVAIQQTLAGASTSSAFPASAETSGPSAFEASQIAVTSAADGASSKSALDISHLVRKKRKMEESPIKDTDAKKNKQETTVNGSGDSGSASNEVQEKGAQEPAKPSSDSPA
- the LOC111975630 gene encoding histone-binding protein N1/N2 isoform X2; translated protein: MEVKSCSSSAVAADSSVDVMAEAKKLIGAGNRHLVMGDVVSAVNVFQEACGMLAERYGDTADECGEAFFLCGKSLLELARMENTVLGDALEGVPEESSEEGEKQENSKFESADNLAEETRDELRMQVYDAMAEKETTHVEDGANEPKGKMETTAEEEGAAEGAAKSPVKNGNEHFKPPVNGVEKTPEGKAEDVNTEEQNGNGKEVEEKMEGEDDDEDEGEGTAEDEESEEEVGNLQLAWEMLEVAKVIYRRKENEADQLMAAQAYLKLGEVGAESGNYPAAVEDFQDCLALQLKHLPPHSRLLAETHYQLGMTYCYTGQYSHAIQHYSSSVKVIEGRLAMLQEVLDKGENGAEGKTELEELKLLLPDIAEKVEDAKESQRTAGSASVAIQQTLAGASTSSAFPASAETSGPSAFEASQIAVTSAADGASSKSALDISHLVRKKRKMEESPIKDTDAKKNKQETTVNGSGDSGSASNEVQEKGAQEPAKPSSDSPA
- the LOC111975630 gene encoding histone-binding protein N1/N2 isoform X4 — encoded protein: MPEETTAASNSASMEVKSCSSSAVAADSSVDVMAEAKKLIGAGNRHLVMGDVVSAVNVFQEACGMLAERYGDTADECGEAFFLCGKSLLELARMENTVLGDALEGVPEESSEEGEKQENSKFESADNLAEETRDELRMQVYDAMAEKETTHVEDGANEPKGKMETTAEEEGAAEGAAKSPVKNGNEHFKPPVNGVEKTPEGKAEDVNTEEQNGNGKEVEEKMEGEDDDEDEGEGTAEDEESEEEVGNLQLAWEMLEVAKVIYRRKENEADQLMAAQAYLKLGEVGAESGNYPAAVEDFQDCLALQLKHLPPHSRLLAETHYQLGMTYCYTGQYSHAIQHYSSSVKVIEGRLAMLQEVLDKGENGAEGKTELEELKLLLPDIAEKVEDAKESQRTAGSASVAIQQTLAGASTSSAFPASAETSGPSAFEASQIAVTSAADGASSKSALDISHLVRKKPAKPSSDSPA
- the LOC111975630 gene encoding histone-binding protein N1/N2 isoform X5 is translated as MPEETTAASNSASMEVKSCSSSAVAADSSVDVMAEAKKLIGAGNRHLVMGDVVSAVNVFQEACGMLAERYGDTADECGEAFFLCGKSLLELARMENTVLGDALEGVPEESSEEGEKQENSKFESADNLADDDEDEGEGTAEDEESEEEVGNLQLAWEMLEVAKVIYRRKENEADQLMAAQAYLKLGEVGAESGNYPAAVEDFQDCLALQLKHLPPHSRLLAETHYQLGMTYCYTGQYSHAIQHYSSSVKVIEGRLAMLQEVLDKGENGAEGKTELEELKLLLPDIAEKVEDAKESQRTAGSASVAIQQTLAGASTSSAFPASAETSGPSAFEASQIAVTSAADGASSKSALDISHLVRKKRKMEESPIKDTDAKKNKQETTVNGSGDSGSASNEVQEKGAQEPAKPSSDSPA
- the LOC111975630 gene encoding histone-binding protein N1/N2 isoform X1, which encodes MPEETTAASNSASMEVKSCSSSAVAADSSVDVMAEAKKLIGAGNRHLVMGDVVSAVNVFQEACGMLAERYGDTADECGEAFFLCGKSLLELARMENTVLGDALEGVPEESSEEGEKQENSKFESADNLAEETRDELRMQVYDAMAEKETTHVEDGANEPKGKMETTAEEEGAAEGAAKSPVKNGNEHFKPPVNGVEKTPEGKAEDVNTEEQNGNGKEVEEKMEGEDDDEDEGEGTAEDEESEEEVGNLQLAWEMLEVAKVIYRRKENEADQLMAAQAYLKLGEVGAESGNYPAAVEDFQDCLALQLKHLPPHSRLLAETHYQLGMTYCYTGQYSHAIQHYSSSVKVIEGRLAMLQEVLDKGENGAEGKTELEELKLLLPDIAEKVEDAKESQRTAGSASVAIQQTLAGASTSSAFPASAETSGPSAFEASQIAVTSAADGASSKSALDISHLVRKKRKMEESPIKDTDAKKNKQETTVNGSGDSGSASNEVQEKGAQEPAKPSSDSPA